In Quercus lobata isolate SW786 unplaced genomic scaffold, ValleyOak3.0 Primary Assembly Scq3eQI_356, whole genome shotgun sequence, a single genomic region encodes these proteins:
- the LOC115973204 gene encoding midasin-like isoform X1 has translation MFLPHQKILWTMDAVNGKIASFVLEMWFRWHQSLWIHQPLFIKNFSKIGDYDIPLPDMLVQPVNTATVFQILQGASAIREYDVRCLKLRVASCNLWNSSMTGTKFHHILLSMARSLFHQSFDSNEFATIKSNLCALSENLVKENLQQMSSLVLSLSHGRLKESVQKYIEPLLKDLYLHCESIDFHYILGCAWLRIGGLRFHLLLSSDDLDPAMKHYWKYSQLADKIASLKLEIQVRQECGYLAGHFSTREDDNRRTLALEHLEVELRRVQRKIVFRSDPGKFMKLKHDCKEFFEKCDGLLKCITPLEVMVSNIEAMGLPHIVDQVCNWQVQIIMHD, from the exons ATGTTTTTACCACATCAAAAGATCTTGTGGACAATGGATGCAG TGAATGGGAAAATTGCCAGTTTTGTTCTTGAAATGTGGTTTAGGTGGCATCAGTCTCTTTGGATCCATCAGCCTCTTTTTATCAAG AACTTCTCAAAGATTGGTGATTATGATATTCCACTACCTGATATGCTTGTACAGCCTGTGAATACAGCAACAGTCTTCCAGATTCT GCAAGGTGCATCTGCTATCCGTGAATATGATGTGCGATGTCTGAAGCTTAGAGTTGCTTCTTGTAACCTCTGGAACAGCTCTATGACTGGGACAAAATTTCATCATATTCTTTTATCTATGGCTCGTTCTCTCTTCCACCAG TCTTTTGATTCAAATGAATTTGCAACAATCAAGTCCAATCTTTGTGCATTATCGGAGAACTTAGTTAAG GAAAACCTCCAGCAAATGAGTTCCCTTGTTCTCTCATTAAGCCATGGCAGATTGAAGGAGTCGGTGCAAAAGTACATTGAACCACTGCTAAAAGATCTCTATCTTCACTGTGAATCTATTG acTTCCACTATATTCTTGGTTGTGCATGGTTACGGATTGGGGGATTACGTTTTCATCTCTTGCTTAGCTCTGATGATCTAGATCCAGCCATGAAGCACTATTGGAAGTATTCGCAGTTGGCTGACAAGATAGCATCCCTTAAGCTTGAAATCCAG GTGCGACAAGAGTGTGGCTACTTAGCAGGACACTTTTCTACAAGAGAAGATGATAATAGAAGAACACTGGCTTTAGAACATCTTGAAGTGGAGCTTAGAAGGGTGCAAAGAAAG ATTGTGTTCCGCTCTGATCCCGGGAAATTTATGAAGTTAAAACATGATTGCAAAGAATTTTTCGAAAAGTGTGATGGGCTTCTTAAATGTATTACACCTTTGGAGGTTATGGTGAGTAATATTGAAGCCATGGGCTTACCACATATTGTTGATCAAGTGTGCAACTGGCAGGTACAAATAATTATGCATGATTAG
- the LOC115973204 gene encoding midasin-like isoform X3 yields the protein MFLPHQKILWTMDAVNGKIASFVLEMWFRWHQSLWIHQPLFIKNFSKIGDYDIPLPDMLVQPVNTATVFQILQGASAIREYDVRCLKLRVASCNLWNSSMTGTKFHHILLSMARSLFHQENLQQMSSLVLSLSHGRLKESVQKYIEPLLKDLYLHCESIDFHYILGCAWLRIGGLRFHLLLSSDDLDPAMKHYWKYSQLADKIASLKLEIQVRQECGYLAGHFSTREDDNRRTLALEHLEVELRRVQRKIVFRSDPGKFMKLKHDCKEFFEKCDGLLKCITPLEVMVSNIEAMGLPHIVDQVCNWQVQIIMHD from the exons ATGTTTTTACCACATCAAAAGATCTTGTGGACAATGGATGCAG TGAATGGGAAAATTGCCAGTTTTGTTCTTGAAATGTGGTTTAGGTGGCATCAGTCTCTTTGGATCCATCAGCCTCTTTTTATCAAG AACTTCTCAAAGATTGGTGATTATGATATTCCACTACCTGATATGCTTGTACAGCCTGTGAATACAGCAACAGTCTTCCAGATTCT GCAAGGTGCATCTGCTATCCGTGAATATGATGTGCGATGTCTGAAGCTTAGAGTTGCTTCTTGTAACCTCTGGAACAGCTCTATGACTGGGACAAAATTTCATCATATTCTTTTATCTATGGCTCGTTCTCTCTTCCACCAG GAAAACCTCCAGCAAATGAGTTCCCTTGTTCTCTCATTAAGCCATGGCAGATTGAAGGAGTCGGTGCAAAAGTACATTGAACCACTGCTAAAAGATCTCTATCTTCACTGTGAATCTATTG acTTCCACTATATTCTTGGTTGTGCATGGTTACGGATTGGGGGATTACGTTTTCATCTCTTGCTTAGCTCTGATGATCTAGATCCAGCCATGAAGCACTATTGGAAGTATTCGCAGTTGGCTGACAAGATAGCATCCCTTAAGCTTGAAATCCAG GTGCGACAAGAGTGTGGCTACTTAGCAGGACACTTTTCTACAAGAGAAGATGATAATAGAAGAACACTGGCTTTAGAACATCTTGAAGTGGAGCTTAGAAGGGTGCAAAGAAAG ATTGTGTTCCGCTCTGATCCCGGGAAATTTATGAAGTTAAAACATGATTGCAAAGAATTTTTCGAAAAGTGTGATGGGCTTCTTAAATGTATTACACCTTTGGAGGTTATGGTGAGTAATATTGAAGCCATGGGCTTACCACATATTGTTGATCAAGTGTGCAACTGGCAGGTACAAATAATTATGCATGATTAG
- the LOC115973204 gene encoding midasin-like isoform X2 gives MFLPHQKILWTMDAVNGKIASFVLEMWFRWHQSLWIHQPLFIKNFSKIGDYDIPLPDMLVQPVNTATVFQILQGASAIREYDVRCLKLRVASCNLWNSSMTGTKFHHILLSMARSLFHQQENLQQMSSLVLSLSHGRLKESVQKYIEPLLKDLYLHCESIDFHYILGCAWLRIGGLRFHLLLSSDDLDPAMKHYWKYSQLADKIASLKLEIQVRQECGYLAGHFSTREDDNRRTLALEHLEVELRRVQRKIVFRSDPGKFMKLKHDCKEFFEKCDGLLKCITPLEVMVSNIEAMGLPHIVDQVCNWQVQIIMHD, from the exons ATGTTTTTACCACATCAAAAGATCTTGTGGACAATGGATGCAG TGAATGGGAAAATTGCCAGTTTTGTTCTTGAAATGTGGTTTAGGTGGCATCAGTCTCTTTGGATCCATCAGCCTCTTTTTATCAAG AACTTCTCAAAGATTGGTGATTATGATATTCCACTACCTGATATGCTTGTACAGCCTGTGAATACAGCAACAGTCTTCCAGATTCT GCAAGGTGCATCTGCTATCCGTGAATATGATGTGCGATGTCTGAAGCTTAGAGTTGCTTCTTGTAACCTCTGGAACAGCTCTATGACTGGGACAAAATTTCATCATATTCTTTTATCTATGGCTCGTTCTCTCTTCCACCAG CAGGAAAACCTCCAGCAAATGAGTTCCCTTGTTCTCTCATTAAGCCATGGCAGATTGAAGGAGTCGGTGCAAAAGTACATTGAACCACTGCTAAAAGATCTCTATCTTCACTGTGAATCTATTG acTTCCACTATATTCTTGGTTGTGCATGGTTACGGATTGGGGGATTACGTTTTCATCTCTTGCTTAGCTCTGATGATCTAGATCCAGCCATGAAGCACTATTGGAAGTATTCGCAGTTGGCTGACAAGATAGCATCCCTTAAGCTTGAAATCCAG GTGCGACAAGAGTGTGGCTACTTAGCAGGACACTTTTCTACAAGAGAAGATGATAATAGAAGAACACTGGCTTTAGAACATCTTGAAGTGGAGCTTAGAAGGGTGCAAAGAAAG ATTGTGTTCCGCTCTGATCCCGGGAAATTTATGAAGTTAAAACATGATTGCAAAGAATTTTTCGAAAAGTGTGATGGGCTTCTTAAATGTATTACACCTTTGGAGGTTATGGTGAGTAATATTGAAGCCATGGGCTTACCACATATTGTTGATCAAGTGTGCAACTGGCAGGTACAAATAATTATGCATGATTAG